A window of Carassius carassius chromosome 44, fCarCar2.1, whole genome shotgun sequence contains these coding sequences:
- the LOC132126208 gene encoding uncharacterized protein LOC132126208 encodes MALDWTFDFSQDDIPQLRRWWCSLLLQNMSHPRLSESTITKQPASTETVMGQDDSDEKIEEELKRKFIRDIGVAWCWVQSHCELFHGEVTEPEFLQMDEEKQSNIIKDYLKRETEKARDACVFVFDNREDMETFLLKCVDEQGPAPSQGFLISQWERNVMAPTIRLQPHLRYRLVRRDVKRLHLIYLCGHHPQLHLFHRQQIEP; translated from the exons atggccctggactggacatttgactttagccag GATGACATCCCTCAGCTCCGAAGGTGGTGGTGTAGTTTGCTCTTGCAAAACATGTCCCATCCAAG gttgtcagagtccaccatcaccaaacagccagctagtacggaaactgtgatgggtcaagatgacagtgatgag aagatcgaagaggaactgaagaggaagttcataagggacattggtgtagcatggtgctgggttcagagccactgtgagctgttccatggagaggtgacagagcctgaatttctccagatggacgaagaaaaacagtctaatataatcaaagactacctgaaaagagagactgagaaagcaagggatgcctgtgtgtttgtctttgacaaTCGTGAGGATATGGAAACgttcttattaaaatgtgttgatgaacaggg TCCAGCTCCATCCCAGGGTTTCTTGATCTCACAGTGGGAGAGGAACGTTATGGCACCAACCATCCGCCTGCAGCCACACCTCCGTTACAGACTA GTAAGAAGAGACGTGAAGAGACTACATCTGATTTACCTGTGTGGTCATCATCCACAACTCCATCTGTTTCACAGACAACAAATAGAGCcatag
- the LOC132126076 gene encoding transcriptional regulator QRICH1-like, with protein sequence MNEPIEGGAISFDEYVRQKARTIPQHRMKEFLESLASKGPEVLQEFSQQTSGTTTTMVYQQGANCIYTDSTEVAGSLLELACPVQVTSTQISPQLAAAVHQASEQQIQVQVQIQGEQGQTVGQVLQVASPTQQQLQGVTTTQLVQQGELTEEQQQQLQAQLVAAVAGGQQIQIQTVEALSPPQQQGSPREAERRPGGSPAVLQPAKKRKVDVPTVVSYSLPQGQQLATVLAIPQGQQQGYLSLRPDLLTVDSTHLYSATGTITGPAGETWTIPVYSTPQQQGVAHIAIPQEAYSTVQVQASPTDKDKDKMVIGGSQTAGAVAVPVSGSGVTTQEEVVHSLFPAQFMNGNIHIPVAVQTVGGAYSGTTQALHIWDPQQQQQHIQDGELHLQAQTEAEPQVEPPPELILPNTLKPEEGLEVWRLWVQRKNAELDKNEQNKLAPIGRRQPLRFQDDLVSSSVGELNLALSLMTQEARGLEGEPFEPDSLYYVFLCIQKYMFENGRVDDIFSDQYYSRFCQCLHTILEEWRPSIHPLGYIIPSHVTEEMLWECKQLGAHSPSTLLTTLMYFNTKYFHLTTVEQHMKVAFSKVLRHTKKNPTNPKDKSTSIRYLKGVGPHHVGQKVTDDMYAEQAEDPENPLRCPIKLYDFYLFKCPQTAKGRNDTYYLTPEPVVAPNSPIWYSTQPITSEQLEHMLTRIMMVREIQEIISIAQANVH encoded by the exons ATGAATGAGCCCATTGAAGGCGGTGCGATCTCGTTCGACGAGTATGTGCGGCAAAAGGCACGCACTATACCTCAGCACCGCATGAAAGAGTTTCTGGAGTCGCTGGCCTCCAAAGGCCCGGAGGTTCTGCAGGAGTTCAGTCAGCAGACCAGTGGCACCACCACGACTATGGTGTACCAGCAGGGGGCCAACTGCATCTACACGGACAGCACAGAGGTGGCGGGCTCTTTGTTGGAGCTGGCATGTCCG GTGCAGGTGACATCTACACAGATCTCCCCCCAGCTAGCTGCAGCTGTGCATCAAGCTTCTGAGCAGCAGATCCAAGTACAG GTGCAAATCCAGGGGGAGCAGGGTCAGACAGTTGGTCAGGTACTTCAGGTGGCCTCTCCCACCCAACAGCAGCTACAAGGAGTTACCACTACACAGCTGGTTCAACAGGGAGAACTCACCGAGGAACAACAGCAACAG CTCCAAGCCCAACTGGTGGCAGCGGTTGCTGGAGGTCAGCAGATTCAGATCCAGACTGTGGAGGCTCTGTCCCCTCCTCAGCAGCAAGGCTCCCCCAGGGAGGCAGAGCGGCGACCTGGAGGCTCACCCGCTGTACTTCAGCCTGCAAAGAAACGCAAGGTGGATGTCCCAACAGTTGTGTCCTACTCGCTTCCTCAAGGGCAGCAGCTGGCTACTGTATTGGCCATCCCACAGGGCCAACAGCAGGGCTACTTGTCACTTCGACCAGACCTGCTGACTGTTGATAGCACCCATCTCTACAGCGCCACGGGTACCATCACAGGCCCAGCCGGTGAGACCTGGACCATACCTGTGTACTCTACCCCACAGCAGCAAGGTGTGGCCCACATCGCCATCCCTCAGGAGGCCTACAGCACCGTGCAGGTACAGGCCTCACCTACTGATAAAGACAAGGACAAGATGGTAATCGGTGGATCTCAGACTGCCGGTGCGGTGGCTGTGCCAGTGTCTGGCTCAGGAGTGACCACTCAGGAAGAGGTTGTACATTCGCTGTTCCCAGCGCAGTTTATGAATGGAAACATTCACATCCCTGTAGCAGTGCAGACTGTAGGGGGTGCTTACTCTGGGACGACGCAGgctttacacatatgggatccgCAGCAACAGCAGCAACACATACAGGATGGAGAGCTCCACCTGCAG GCACAGACAGAGGCAGAACCACAGGTGGAACCTCCTCCAGAGCTGATCCTCCCCAACACACTGAAGCCTGAGGAAGGGCTGGAAGTGTGGAGGCTGTGGGTTCAGCGCAAAAATGCTGAGCTTGACAAGAATGAACAAAATAAGCTGGCACCTATAGGAC GTCGACAGCCGCTGCGCTTCCAGGATGATCTTGTGTCCAGTTCAGTGGGCGAGCTGAACTTGGCTCTGTCTTTGATGACCCAAGAGGCTCGTGGGCTGGAGGGGGAGCCATTTGAacctgattcactatactatgtATTTTTATGCATACAGAAA tACATGTTTGAGAACGGCAGAGTAGACGATATCTTCTCTGATCAGTACTACAGCCGGTTTTGTCAGTGTTTACACACAATTCTTGAAGAGTGGAGGCCCAGTATTCACCCTCTTG GCTACATTATCCCAAGTCACGTGACAGAGGAGATGCTGTGGGAGTGTAAGCAGCTGGGAGCTCATTCTCCATCCACTCTCCTCACTACACTGATGTACTTCAACACCAA GTACTTCCACTTGACCACAGTGGAGCAGCATATGAAAGTGGCCTTCTCCAAAGTGCTCAGACACACCAAAAAGAATCCCACCAACCCTAAAGACAAGAGCACCAGCATCCGCTACCTGAAAGGAGTCGGGCCACACCATGTTGGACAGAAAG TGACAGATGACATGTACGCAGAGCAGGCGGAGGACCCAGAGAACCCGTTGCGTTGTCCTATCAAGCTCTATGACTTTTATCTCTTCAAATG CCCTCAGACTGCAAAGGGTCGTAATGACACCTATTACCTGACACCAGAGCCTGTTGTGGCACCCAACAGCCCTATTTGGTACTCCACTCAGCCAATCACGAGCGAGCAGCTGGAGCACATGCTAACACGAATCATGATGGTGCGGGAAATCCAGGAGATAATCTCCATCGCGCAGGCCAACGTACACTGA